CGAGGAGAAATATACGTTCCAGGAAATGAAATGTTTATCAAACCAATTCGGCAACGTGTTAAAAAATCTTGGTGTAAAAAAAGGGGAACGGGTCTTTCTGTTTATGCCCCGTTCTCCGGAAATCTATATTAGCCTCATGGGCATTTTGAAAATCGGCGCAATTGCCGGTCCGCTGTTTGAAGCATTCATGGAACAAGCGGTCAGTGATCGATTGGAAAATAGTGAAGCATCAACGCTTGTGACGACACCTGATTTATTGCCACGCGTGCCATATAAACATTTGCCACTTTTAAAACGAATCATTTTAGCGGGTGACGGGGAAATTCCCGAAGCAAATGAAGGCACCACTTTTTATAGCTACGAAGAAGAGATGAAAAAGGCATCCCGCCATCTTGACATAGAATGGATGGACAGGGAGGACGGAATGATTCTGCATTACACGTCAGGTTCTACAGGGAAACCAAAAGGTGTCCTGCACGTCCATAATGCGATGATTCAGCATTACCAAACCGCAAAATGGGTGATGGATCTGCAAGAGGACGATGTGTTTTGGTGCACAGCGGATCCGGGCTGGGTCACAGGCACATCATATGGTATTTTCGGCCCGTGGCTGAATGGTGCGTCAAACGTTATTCGGGGAGGCCGCTTTACGCCGGAAGACTGGTATTCTACGATTGAAAAGTATGGTGTGACCGTTTGGCTTAGCGCACCAACTGCGTTTAGAAGGTTGATGGCTGTTGGTGAAGAAGCGGTGAAGAAATATGATTTAAGCTCTTTGCGTCATATATTGAGCGTCGGCGAGCCGTTAAATGCAGAAGTCGTGCATTGGGGCAGAAAAGTATATGGACTCGACATTCACGATCATTGGTGGATGACAGAAACAGGCGGCATTCTTATATCCAACTATCGTTCCATGCCAATCAAGCCTGGCTCGATGGGCAAACCGTTTCCGGGAATCGAAGTTGCAATTTTAGATGAGGAAGGCAATGAAGTTCCCCGCGGATCCATGGGAAAGCTTTGCATTAAAGCCGGATGGCCGTCCATGATGCGCGCCATTTGGAAAAACGAGAAGAAGATGCAGGAGTATTTCGCCATACCCGGCTGGTATATTTCCGGAGACCTCGCGACGATGGACGAAGACGGATATGTCTGGTTCCAAGGGCGGGATGATGATGTGATCATGACGTCAGGGGAACGGGTTGGGCCATTTGAAGTGGAAAGCAAGCTCGTTGAACATCCAGCTGTTGCGGAAGCAGCGGTCATTGGGAAGCCTGATCCGGTCCGTGGTGAAATTATTAAAGCATACGTTGCACTTCGCGACGGCTTTACGAAGAGTGAAAAATTAGAAGAAGAACTTCGGCAGTTCGTCAAAGAAGGGCTTGCTGCACATGCGGCTCCAAGAGAAATCGAAATTCGCGACTTCCTGCCAAAGACAAGAAGCGGAAAAATTATGAGGCGTGTCCTAAAAGCTTGGGAGCTTGGACTGGATGCCGGCGATTTATCGACGATGGAGGAGTGAAGGGAAGAGATTCAATTCATGTAACGCTTTAAATCTTCATAGAAAGTTTCACGGGTACCGGCTAAAACAACAACGATGATTTCTCCGTTTTCTTTTTCCTCTATAATATAGGCGATTTCGTAATTGGTTCCATTATAGTAGAAATCATAACAGTAAATACCGGCTAAGTCCCCTGTTTTCAATTGTCCTGCATAGGGGTTTAGCCGGATTTTCTGAATCGCATCAAAAAACTTCTTTTTCAATGCTCTATCCTTCAACTTTTTGAAATATTTTTTGGCGGGATTTAAATAAGCGATTGGAGGCATAACCCATCACTCCTTTACATCGCCGAAGAGGAGTTCTGTGTTATCATCGTCATTTTCAATCGTTTTCTTAGCAATTTCTTTAGCTTCTTCAACCAATCGCTCAACAGCTGGACGAATCTGTTGTTTCCTTTTTTGAAATTCCGACAACAATGTTTCACCTTCATAGCCTTCCCGAATCAGCTCTTCTAATATTTCAGTGGAAAAATCAACAGCTTGCGGCAGCGGCTTTAAAACAATTTCGTTCCCCCTAAGCTCGCACACTACTTCACTTCCGATTCCAAGGGTATCGTAAAAAGATTTTGGTATTGTAATTTGACGCTTTTCAGAGACACGAATATGCTTAGCCTTACGAGAATCTTGCATTTTAAGTTTCCCCGTTTCGTAAAGTGTATTAACCATAGTTTATTCCCTCCTTTAGCAAAGTTTACAAATTTCTTTGTTTCTTTGTTTTAATTTTATCACATTTATAGTATTTGTAAATTTTCACCGGCGAATAAAAAAAGCAGCCAACCTCTCTCTATGTTTGAGGGATAGGATGGTTGCTTTCTATTTCACTGCACTTTTTTCTGAATCAGCTCATACAAACGCTGCCACGGCTCAGTCATGTGGGAAAGCTTTTCTTTTTGTTGGCTTTTTTCCTTTTTGCGTGTCTGCTTTCTTCTTGCTTGTTTTCCCACTACATCTCCTCCTATCTCAATGCAAACAATTCGCGAAGTTCTTCTGTCGGGAGTTCGGTAATCCAGTTTTCACTTTGAATGATGCCGTCGCTTAGTGACTGCTTGCGTTCAAGCATTTCGTCAATTTTTTCCTCAAGCGTGCCTGTCGTAATCAGTTTGTGGACGTGAACGAACCGCTTTTGTCCGATGCGGTGGGCGCGGTCTGTCGCCTGGTTCTCGACCGCGGGATTCCACCAGCGATCGTAATGGATGACATGGTTTGCTGTTGTTAAATTGAGTCCTGTTCCACCCGCTTTTAGCGAAAGGATCATGATTTTTTCTTCTCCGTTTTGGAAGCGTTCAATCATTTTATCGCGTGTTTCCTTCTGGATGCCGCCATGCAGGAATGACACAGGTTCTCCGAACGTGTCAGCCAATAATGTTGACAGCATATTCCCCATTGAAATGTATTGCGTGAAAATAAGGCAGCTTTCCTGTTGGTCGCGGATTGCCGAAACAAGATCAACCAGCTTTTCAGTTTTATGCGATCTTGAAAGGATATTTTCCGCTTTTTCCTCCTTTAAAAAGAGGGAAGGGTGGTTGCAAATTTGTTTCAGCTTCGTCAGCATCGATAGCACGGCGCCGCGGCGCTCGATTCCGCTCCGTTTTTCAATTTCCTTAAACGTATCCTCAATCGTCTGTTCGTACAGGGAAGCCTGCTCAGCGGTCAGCGGGCAATATTCTTTCTGCTCCTGCTTGTCAGGCAAGTTCAGTTCAATGTCCGGATCGCGTTTGGAACGCCTCATGAAAAACGGCCGGATAAGCTGCTGCACGTCTTTCATTTTCTGTTTGTCTTCTTCTCTTTCAACTGGGTTTACATAATGTTCGCGAAAATGGCTAAGGCTGCCGAAATAGCCGGGATTTAAGAAATCGAAAATTGACCACAATTCGGTTAAACGGTTTTCGATTGGTGTGCCGGTAAGCGCAATCCGGTGGTTTGCCTTTAATTTTTTTACGGCCTTTGCTTGTTTCGTATAGGTGTTTTTAATGTTTTGTGCTTCATCAAGGCATACAGCGTGCCAGTGGACAGATGTAAGCACCTCTTCGTCGAGATGCGCCAAGTTGTAGGAGGTGAGGACAACATCAACCCCATCTAAAAAAGCAGGAAACGTATCCACATTCGCCCTTTTTGCACCGTAATGAAGCTTTACATTCAAATCTGGCGCGAACCGTTCAACCTCTTTGTGCCAGTTTCCGAGTACGGACGTCGGGCAAATGATGAGCATAGGAAGTCTGGCACCTTGCTCTTTCGCTGACAAATAGTATGCGATCGTTTGCACTGTTTTCCCAAGCCCCATATCATCCGCAAGCAGGCCGCCAAGGCCGTAGCGCTCAAGAAATAGCAGCCATTCCATGCCCTTCTTTTGATAAGGGCGAAGTTCGCCGTTTAATCCTTTTGGAACAGGCTGTTCTGGTAAATGCTTCGTTTCTGTAAGCTGTTTAATCATTTTTCTAAGATGGCGGTTAAGCTCAAGTGTGATGCCTTGGAGTACAGCATCTTCCTCCGCCTGTTCGCGATCTTCTTCCGGCAGCAGCTCCTTCGCAAGCACATCGGCAAATGTTAGCCCGCTTTCGTTCACTTTTTTCATAACTGCCTGCATTTGCTTTACAAAATTCGGGTCAAGCCTCACCCATTTTCCCCGGATGTTAATTAATCTCCGATTATTATCAACAAGGGCACGAAATTCTTCCTCGGATAGCTCAAGGCCGCCTGTTGCAACTTTCCAATCAAAATCAATCAGCTGATCAAGCCCAACGAATGAGTTTTGAGATTGCCCGACAGATGATTTTACTTGAATTTTTAATTTCAGGCTGTTTTCTTGGAGGTCTTTCCACCATGACGGCAGCAGCACTTCCGTTCCGATTTCGGCAAGCGCCAAACTCGTCTCTGTTAAGAAAAGCCATGCTTCCGCTTCACTAAGCGTTGTCCTGATGCTATTATTGTCACCCTTGAGCCATGGCGCGGTTTGAAACCACGTATTGCTTTCCGTTTGAATCCGGCCAAGTGAGCCTTTCCAATTTTTCGGCAAGGCGCTTTCGTCGCCGTTCCAGACAACAACTTGATCAGCATTTGCTTTTCCGCGAAGGAGAATTTCAAGCACCCAATCCTCTTCATCTTCTTCAGGTTCGGTTAAACGAAGCCCGACAGTAAACGGTGAATCGTCTTTTCGCCAACCGATTCTTTCAAGCCAAAAGGTTTCATTAAACCCGAATATGCCCTTATTCTCAGATTTGATCAGCGGATACTGTTCAGTTAGTGCTGTCCAAGCCGTTTGCAACTCATTCTCTTTCTCAAACAGGTCATAGAGCGCAGCTGTCAGCCATTCGTTTTCAAGTTTGTTTTCCGAAAGCTTCCAGCCAAATTTGCCTTCTTTCCACTTTTCAAAATCCGGGAGAAAGGCCCCTTCCTCGATCGCTTGAAAAAGTTTCTTTGCAGCAGCACGATACAGGATCGCCTTGTTGCCGAGTGTAATGTCCAAAAGCGAAGACTGTGGAGCACGGGCAAAGAAATCAAGTGCTGTCCAAGGCGACAAGCGTACGCCTGTTTTTCCGTCGATAACGGTTTCTTCAAGAACCGAGCCGAAAAACGTCTCCTCATGCCAAGCGAAAGCGTGGTGTACCCAGGATTCAACCGGAATGGCGAAATGGTCTTTGGTTTCTGCCCATATGAAACATTGTCCGTCCTCCATAAAATCGGCCTGGAGTGTGATGGTTTTTTCTTTAATCATTGATGAGCATTCCTTTCTTCAGTTCCTCCTGAAACGCACGCAATCGTTTATGTTTTTTCGCAATCAGTGCAATGTACCGATCCCATAAATTCATTTTTTTTAGCTGGCGGTAATGGGTCCGCAGTTTTTTAAGCCTTTTCACTGCAAGCTTGTATGCTTGGCGATTCTTTTCAGAGATGGCTTGTTGGACTGCTTGATGATAGAGAGGAAGAAGGAACGTACGATCCGCCAATTCTATTTTTCTTAGGTCTTTCTGGCTGTAAGCCTCCGGCTGAAAACCAACCAACAGCTGGAGCTCCGCCCAGTCTTTGTATTTTTCCATGTGAAGCAGGTAGTCGTTATATTCGTAAAAGCTGTACGGCAGCATTTCTTTCATCGCAGTTACATAAGCGCTATCCGACTGTACAAATTCACCATACACATTATAATAGTGTAAAAGAAAATCAGTGTACTCCCGCTTCGCCCTGTATTGCCCTTCCTGCGTAAGAAAAGGTGTGAGCTTACTTTTTGTAAAATCGAGCCAAACGATCATTCTTTCAGGCTGTTTCATAAAAAATGTGTATTCAATCATATAAAAAAACGTACTAATATACCCTTTCGGGAGCTTCTCGGCGCGTTTCATTGCAAGTTTGTCATCTTCTAATAAAAAGGCAAAATGGGTAAGTGCAATTTGAAAGGGAACAACAAGGCTTTCCTCTCCCGCTGTTTTTTCAATCCCCGCCAATCGGTCTTTTACTTTCTTTTCGTGCTTTTTTATCCAGTTTTTCTCGTTAAGCAATGTCGCCCAAATGGTACGGTAGATGTATAAGCTCAGATCGAGGAATTCCTCATCGTTTTCTAAAAGGACATCGAAGCGTTCGATGCTTTCCTCAAGCAGCTGAAGGTGCCTCTTCGACAACGTGTATTTTTCAAGTTGCTCAGTGGCCGCCTCAATTTCTTTCCTTAGCTTTTCTAAAGGCATATAAACAAAATGGCCGCTCGTCCATTCCACATGATTGCTTTTTATGTAATTCAACATTTTCGCGATGACAGTAACCGCCGCATGGATGGTATAGATCAATTTCAGCCTCACATCATTCGGGCTGTTTCGTATGAGGGAATCGTAATAAGTTGACGGCATTTTCTCCACGATATATCCATGCTTTGCATTTTCATTGTAAAAAGAAACCTCGCGTTGCTTCAAAATGAGAAAATTTTCATATTGATGATCAAAGAAAGCAAGCCAATCGGAAAGCGAATCAGAAGGAACGTTAGGTGCGGGCAATGGATTTGGCGTTTGTCTAACTTGTTGCTTCTGTTGCTTTTTTTCTGTTTTTTCTTTTAACTCATTCCACTTGTAAATAAATTCGCCGACAGTGGCAAAACTCGAATACACATATAAAAAGACGGCAATTTTATGGGCGCAAGGAATGGAGTCATCAGCCTCACACTCGCTCATAAGGAAAAAGTCGAAATCAAGTTCAACAGCGACCGGATGATCGTCAAAAACAGTTGCCTTGATTGTATTGTCCTTCACTTCTGTATTATAGACATTGCCATTCCGATACAGGCTGAAGCCATGATCAAAACGTTCGGTATCAAATTTAGGATCAAGCATATGTAGCAATTCTTCCGCCATATGCATGACTTGTTCTTTCGTTACTTCTTTTTGAAGCATTAGTAAAGCCACCTTCGTCATCGTTTGATACTATTATAATGGTTTTGATGGTAAAATAATAGGAACCAGTCCTTAATAAGGTTGTTCAAAAAGGTTGCGAAAATCCGCGGCGCATCTCTTCGTTACGGGTTAAAAAACCTTACTCATGTACCAAAAAACGTACATTCCGTCGGTTTTTCATACTGAGACTGCGAGCAAGTAGAGAGAGCTATCGTGAGTTGTACTCTGTGGTATATCCCTGATCGCGCCTGCGCCTTAATAGCCTATGCTTCGAAGTAGGCTTTCTCGGTGCAAGGCGGCTAGAAGTTTTCTCAGCGTAGTTGCCTTGCTTGCGTCTGATTCAGCACCTTTTTGAACACGCGCTTAATGGGAATACCATGGAAAGAGGGGGATTTTGTGGAAACATTGTATTCGCTGCTTGATCGCCACTACGAGGAAATGGTCGAGATTCGCAGATATCTCCATCAGCATCCTGAACTATCTTTCAAGGAAGTGGAAACGCCGAAATACATCGCAGCGTACCATAAGAAATTAGGCCACGCAGTAAAGACAAATGTCGGGGGAAGAGGCGTTGTCGCGAAGCTAAAAGGGGGAAAGCCGGGGAAAACGATTGCACTGAGAGCAGACTTTGACGCGCTTCCAATCCAGGAAGAGCGGGACGTCCCTTACCGCTCCAAAGTCGACGGTGTGATGCATGCATGCGGGCATGACGCCCATACCGCACAGCTTCTCGTCCTTGCGAAAGTATTGAACGCAATGAAAGATGAAATCGAAGGGACCATCGTGTTCATTCATCAGCACGCCGAAGAAGTTCCGCCAGGCGGGGCCATCGCGATGATCGAAGACGGGTGTTTAGACGGCGTTGACGCCATCTTTGGCACACATTTATGGTCGACAGACCCGTACGGGCTCGTTTCGTCGAAATCCGGCCCCATTATGGCGGCTGCCGATCGATTCGACATTACGATTCAAGGGAAGGGCGGGCATGGAGCAAATCCACATGTAACGAAAGACGCTATCATTATCGCTTCCCAGCTCGTCATGAATTTGCAGCAAATCGTAAGCCGCCGCGTCAACCCGCTTGATCCAGCGGTCGTTACCGTTGCATCTTTCGAAGCTATCAACGGGTTTAACATCATAGCGGACAAAGCAAAACTCACTGGAACCGTACGGACATTTCATGAAAAAACGAGATCATTGATTGAAAAGGAAATTGGGAAAATCACCGAAGGGACGTGCATCGCTGCTGACGCCAGCTTTGAATACAAGTTTACAAGAGGTTATCCAACACTCGTAAACCATGAAAAAGAAGCGGCATTCATTTTGGAGACAGCGAAAAAAGTACCCGGTGTAACAGACGTCGAAATCGTTGAGCCTCACATGGGTGGCGAAGACTTCGCGTATTATGTCAAACACGTTCCCGGCGCATTTTTCTTTGTTGGCGCGGCAGATCCGGAATGGGATATTGCGTATCCGCATCACCATCCTAAGTTTTCAATTGATGAAAAAGCCATGCTTATCGCCGCAAAAACACTGGGCGCTGCTGTGCTCACGTATCAATAAACTGTACGAATACATAAAGAAACAGCCCTGATATCAAGGCTGTTTCTTTGTGTGTGTGTGCATAAACTGGAGATTTCTATAAGATTGAAAAAGGTAAATTTTTGCTAAGCAAAAAGTTAGCCTCTAACAATTTCTCGCCGATTTCCCACTTCTTATTTCTAACTTCCAATTAAGAAAGGGCATTGCCAATTTCAACCAATTTCACATAACGCGTCAGCGCTTTTTCTTATTCAACGGCATTGCGTAGGCAATGCTCGCACTCATTCATGTAAGACTCATGCATTTCTTCCATTTCCTTGCCACATTCTGTACATCTTTTCTTTGGCATATTTCTAAAGAATTCTAATGGGCTTCTCGTCATTGTAAATCCCTCCGTGTTTTTTTGTTATTCATAGTGTATTATAACATCTTTCAAAAATCAACCATCTGTTATAAAACAAAGTAAAAATAGTATAATAGACCTATTTTGTTATGAAAATGATATCTTCGTAACACAAATGTAATGTATGAACCTATGAAACAATTACCTATTTATAGTAAAATAGGTAGAAACATGATGAAACTTCTGCTTTTTTAAACAAAATCTATAGGGAGGGGGAACTAAAAATTGGCGAATAAGTGGACAAGCAAGCTTGTCATTTCTTCAGCTTTTGCGGCAGGAGCGATATTTGCGGCTCCGTCAATCGGGGAGGCGGCTCTGGGAGATCGAACGTTAAAAGAAGGAACGAGCGATAATGATGTAAAAGAATTGCAAGACATACTGAAAAGCAAAGGTTATTTTACATATGAAACGTCGACAGGCTATTTCGGATCAATTACGAAAGAGGCGCTCGTTCGCTTTCAAGCAGATGCCAATTTGCCTAGGACAGGAATTGCGGATAAAGCAACGCTTCAAGCGTTGATGGAAAGCAACGTAAAATCTTCAAAAGAAGCCCCTGAGGAAAACGGTTCTTCGAATAAACTTCTAAGAATCGGTTCAGTAGGGCCAGACGTTACCAATCTGCAAAACAAACTCCAAGCAGCTGGATACCATACGGCAGCCGTTGACGGTATCTATGGTTCACAAACAGCACAATCGGTTCGGAATTTCCAGAAAGCAAAAGGGCTAAAAGTAGACGGTATTGTTGGGCCGGAGACACTTTCAGCGCTTGAAGGTTCAAATGGTCCAACAGCGGCAACGCCTTTAGCATCGGAACAGCCATCATCAACAAATTCAACAATCCTTCGAATCAATTCGAAAGGACAAGCTGTGACAAATCTTCAAAACGGCCTTAAGCAGCTAGGCTACCATGCGTCGGCAGTCGATGGCATCTATGGCCCATTGACCGCTCAAGCTGTGAGGAGCTTCCAGCAAGCAAATGGCCTTGAAGTAGACGGCATTGCGGGGCCTGAAACACTTTCCGCCCTTAAAAATGGAAAGGCTGCTTCAAAACCTGCCAGCAAGCCCGAAGCTACTCCGTCAGAAGAAAGTTCTGCACCGTCCCCAAGTTCATCCGTCTTGAAAAAAGAATCGGCGGGACAAGCTGTGGCACAGCTCCAAAGCAATTTAAAGCGCCTCGGCTTTTTCTCCGCAAATGCAACCGGTTTTTACGGTGATATTACTGCCCAAGCCGTGACGAACTTCCAACGCGCTCACGGATTATCTGTGGACGGGGCCGCAGGGCCTGAAACATTAAACAAACTTAATAATGTATTAAACGGAAAAGATACGGAGGCAGTCAAAGGTTCTTCTTTTAATGTCATGAATCTCGTTGCTGATGCATCTGCCTATATTGGCGTTCCTTACGTATGGGGAGGAACGACACCAAAAGGCTTCGACTGCAGTGGTTTTATCCAATACGTCTTTAAAAAGCAAAATGTGAACCTTCCGCGCACCGTTTCACAAATGTGGAACGCAGGAAAAGACGTCAGCAAACCGCAGGTAGGCGACATTGTATTTTATGAAACGTATAATAAAGGGCCTTCCCATGCAGGCATATACATAGGAAACAATAAATTTATCCAGGCTGGCACATCAACAGGCGTGACAATCACTGACATGAACAACAGCTACTGGAAACCAAGGTACTTAGGCGTAAAGCGATTACACTAAAACCAGCGATTAAGCTGGTTTTTTGCATGGTATGGTAGAATTAATTAAACGTTTGATTAAGTTGAATTTCTTTTCGGATAGGCATATTATAAGCAAAATAAATACGTATGTAGGAGCTGTTTAATGTGAATCTCATTGAGGAATTGAAAGAGAAGCTTGCACCTGACCGTGTCACAACGAATGAAACCATTTTGGATCAGCATAGCCGGGACGAGTCGTATCATACGCCACGTTTGCCGGAGGTTGTTGTGTTTCCAGAGAGTGCCGAAGAAGTGAGTGAAGTGATCAAGCTTGCGAATCAATACAAAACACCAGTTATACCGTTCGGGCTCGGTTCCAGCTTGGAAGGGCATGTCATTCCGCCTAACCGAGGCATGTCAATCGACTTCTCACTCATGAACAAAGTACTTGAAGTGAGGGAAAATGATTTTCTCGTTAAAGTTCAGCCAGGCGTCACCCGTTCACAGTTGAATAAAGAATTGAAAAAGTACGGCCTGTTTTTCACAGTGGACCCAGGTGCAGATGCAACACTTGGCGGCATGGCAGCAACAAATGCTAGCGGAACAACGTCAGTAAAATATGGCATCATGCGCGACCAAGTCCGCGACCTTGAAGTTGTCCTCCCAGAAGGGGAAATCATCCATACAGGCAATCTCGCTGAGAAATCATCGTCAGGTTACCATTTGAATGGAATCTTTGTCGGTTCAGAAGGCACCCTCGGATGCATAACAGAGCTGACGCTCAAAGTGTATGGCATTCCGGAACATATCATGGCGGCAAGAGCATCCTTTTCAACCGTTGACGATGCGGTCAATGCGGTTGTCGGCATTTTGCAAGCCGGAATCCCTATCGCAAGAGTCGAACTGTTAGATGCATTTTCAATGAAAGAAGTCAATCTCTACAGTGAAACAAACTATAACGAACAGCCAACCCTTTTTCTCGAATTTCACGGCAATGAAGCCGGCTTAAAGCAAGACATCGAATTTACAAAAGACATCGTCCTGGACAACGGCTGCACAGCAATCGAATTCGAAACAGACACAGCCGCACGGAACCAGCTTTGGGAAGCAAGGCATAATGCCGCTTACGCATACATTCATGGCAACCCCGGAAAGAAACTGATGGTAACCGACGTCTGCCTTCCGATCTCACATCTCGCCGGCGCCATTAAAGACGCAAGAAAAGCCGTCGAAGAATCAGGCCTTGTCGGCGGAATCGTCGGGCACGTTGGGGATGGCAACTACCATATCCTGCTTATGATTGACGTAAATAATAAAGAAGAAATACAAAAATCTGAAATACTTAATGAATGCATCGTGGAATACGCCCTGGCAAGAGGCGGAACATGCACTGGAGAACACGGAGTCGGAATAGGCAAGCAGAAATACCAAGAAAAAGAACACGGCCCAGCACTTGAAGTCATGAAAAAATTTAAAGCTGTGCTTGATCCGAACAACATCATGAATCCGAATAAAATTTTTTAATGGCGAAGGCGCGAGACGTTTGCAACATCATCGAATAACTTTTAAAACGAGAGACAAACTAATTGAAAAAGTGGTGATAATATGCAAACAAATCGAATACTTACAGTGAGTTCTGTCTTATCAAGCATCTTTAGTTTCATAATTATTTTAATGACGATTTACCATAATCATACTGTTAAAGAGATGTTGATGGAATTAAATGAGAAGAAGCTTTGATCCAAACGATTAATTAGAATGCACAAAAAACGTTAGCTCTTCAATGGGCTAACGTTTTTTCAAAGTAATTATTTTGCAACTTTTTGAAGTGCTCCGATTGTCCCCTGATGCATGCCTTCATGATATGTGACGAAGACAAGCAAGTCGCCCACCGTTTGAAAATCGATGCCAACGAGTGAGAAAGGCTTAGGAAGCGGATCTGACAATTTGCCGGCATATCTTTCTTTCAATTGCTGG
The sequence above is drawn from the Pueribacillus theae genome and encodes:
- a CDS encoding FAD-binding oxidoreductase; its protein translation is MNLIEELKEKLAPDRVTTNETILDQHSRDESYHTPRLPEVVVFPESAEEVSEVIKLANQYKTPVIPFGLGSSLEGHVIPPNRGMSIDFSLMNKVLEVRENDFLVKVQPGVTRSQLNKELKKYGLFFTVDPGADATLGGMAATNASGTTSVKYGIMRDQVRDLEVVLPEGEIIHTGNLAEKSSSGYHLNGIFVGSEGTLGCITELTLKVYGIPEHIMAARASFSTVDDAVNAVVGILQAGIPIARVELLDAFSMKEVNLYSETNYNEQPTLFLEFHGNEAGLKQDIEFTKDIVLDNGCTAIEFETDTAARNQLWEARHNAAYAYIHGNPGKKLMVTDVCLPISHLAGAIKDARKAVEESGLVGGIVGHVGDGNYHILLMIDVNNKEEIQKSEILNECIVEYALARGGTCTGEHGVGIGKQKYQEKEHGPALEVMKKFKAVLDPNNIMNPNKIF